The bacterium genome contains a region encoding:
- the priA gene encoding primosomal protein N', protein MTAPAHEGSLAEAGYLATCQVVPTHPLPGADTGFTYSIPPGMEVSAGDLVLMDLRGKVRKGLVLARDVPAPAGVALKPLLAVYPGGPLMTSRQLALASWLAAFYHCSLFSALHLNFWDLKFFRTQVVWRIVDPLLAAEALASRGLRPAVDRDALELFRGQVCSSQQLAPFWKALALFGTEPDEALNLLLAVGALAPDYHLRTIKRHPIEPAYRGASEVSREQCTAAEWALWQQLLHWTPPWHWGQLRDHLGVRQRTTWLRLVRKGLLEPLIPIAKSGHGPQHVLNLQQQDVLEAILPDIGQGDAKIHLLQGITGSGKTEIYLRTAEHALPYGVVLFLVPEIALTHQTVQRVTAYFGETAVALLHSGQTDSERRGVWEAIRRGEVRVLIGPRSALFAPADRISLIILDEEHDQAYKQHATPRYHARTVAQKLAELHGAVVILGSATPSLESWHAAQRLGVAHHVLPERAGAAVLPTVRIVELHPSAMRGGEPALSAELHGLLDDTLQRGKQGLLFLNQRGFAKALQCLSCRWIPRCPRCAIALTVHRRDRKLVCHHCDFTRAIPGKCDQCHREELAILGFGTQQVEALVQQYWPGARVARLDRDITQQRGAMERVLERFALGEIDLLVGTQMVAKGLDIPGLEAVGVLLADQGLTLPDFRASERTFQLLTQVAGRAGRRETPGQVIIQAFDTEHPVLHQAASQDYASFATEEMLLRRLLHYPPFCRLIRLLFEAPQAKMALDVAADAVRKLTALAGNRLEAEGPDRLVLLGPAPAPLERLRNQHRVHVLLKVPQVGQGIALIRAWESERRKWWPREVRVTVDVDPVDLL, encoded by the coding sequence ATGACAGCCCCGGCACACGAGGGGAGTCTAGCAGAGGCAGGCTACCTGGCGACCTGTCAGGTGGTCCCGACCCATCCCCTGCCGGGTGCCGACACCGGCTTCACCTACAGTATCCCTCCCGGGATGGAGGTGAGCGCCGGCGACCTGGTGCTGATGGACCTGCGGGGGAAGGTCCGGAAGGGACTGGTCCTCGCCCGGGATGTCCCAGCACCTGCCGGAGTCGCCCTTAAGCCGCTCCTGGCGGTCTATCCCGGTGGTCCGCTGATGACTTCCCGTCAGCTGGCGCTTGCATCGTGGCTCGCGGCCTTCTATCACTGCAGTCTCTTTTCGGCCCTGCATCTGAACTTCTGGGATCTGAAATTCTTCCGGACCCAGGTTGTCTGGCGCATTGTCGACCCCCTCCTGGCAGCCGAAGCACTGGCAAGCCGGGGACTCCGTCCCGCTGTAGATCGGGACGCGCTGGAGTTGTTTCGCGGCCAGGTCTGCTCGTCGCAGCAACTCGCTCCGTTCTGGAAAGCCCTCGCCCTTTTTGGGACCGAGCCAGACGAAGCCCTGAATCTGCTGCTGGCGGTCGGTGCGCTGGCCCCTGACTATCACCTGCGGACCATCAAGCGCCATCCCATCGAGCCTGCCTATCGGGGGGCTTCTGAAGTTTCCCGCGAGCAGTGCACCGCCGCCGAGTGGGCGCTCTGGCAGCAGTTGCTGCACTGGACTCCCCCCTGGCACTGGGGACAACTCCGGGATCATCTGGGCGTACGCCAACGGACCACCTGGCTGCGGCTGGTCCGCAAAGGACTCCTGGAACCACTGATTCCGATCGCGAAATCGGGCCACGGCCCCCAGCATGTCCTGAATCTGCAGCAGCAGGATGTCCTGGAGGCAATCCTCCCGGACATCGGACAGGGTGACGCAAAGATCCATCTGCTGCAGGGAATCACCGGGTCGGGAAAGACCGAGATCTATCTCAGGACAGCAGAACATGCACTCCCCTACGGGGTCGTACTCTTTTTGGTGCCGGAAATCGCACTCACGCATCAGACTGTCCAGCGTGTGACCGCGTACTTTGGGGAGACTGCGGTTGCGCTGCTCCATAGCGGGCAGACTGATAGCGAGCGTCGCGGGGTCTGGGAAGCGATTCGTCGCGGCGAGGTGCGGGTCCTCATTGGTCCCCGGAGCGCGCTCTTCGCACCGGCGGACCGCATCAGCCTGATCATTCTCGATGAGGAGCATGACCAGGCGTACAAGCAACACGCGACACCCCGTTATCACGCGAGGACCGTAGCGCAGAAGCTCGCCGAGTTGCATGGGGCGGTGGTGATCCTCGGGAGTGCGACCCCTTCGCTGGAGTCGTGGCACGCGGCCCAGCGTCTGGGAGTCGCGCACCATGTCCTGCCGGAGCGCGCTGGCGCGGCGGTCCTCCCTACGGTCCGGATCGTGGAGCTGCATCCGTCGGCGATGCGGGGAGGCGAACCTGCCCTGTCGGCGGAATTGCACGGGCTGCTGGATGACACCCTCCAGCGTGGCAAACAGGGGCTCCTCTTTTTGAATCAGCGGGGCTTCGCGAAAGCGCTGCAGTGTCTGAGTTGTCGCTGGATTCCCCGATGTCCCCGCTGCGCCATCGCCCTCACTGTGCATCGTCGCGACCGCAAGCTCGTTTGCCATCACTGCGATTTCACCCGAGCTATTCCGGGGAAGTGTGATCAGTGCCATAGGGAGGAACTGGCGATTCTCGGCTTCGGAACACAACAGGTGGAAGCGCTGGTGCAGCAGTACTGGCCGGGAGCCCGCGTCGCCCGCCTTGACCGGGACATCACCCAGCAGCGGGGAGCGATGGAACGGGTCCTGGAGCGCTTTGCACTGGGTGAGATTGATCTGCTGGTCGGGACCCAGATGGTCGCGAAGGGTCTGGACATCCCCGGCCTGGAGGCAGTCGGGGTGTTGCTGGCCGATCAGGGACTGACCCTGCCCGACTTCAGAGCGTCGGAGCGTACCTTCCAGCTACTGACACAAGTGGCAGGGCGCGCCGGTCGCAGGGAGACTCCGGGGCAGGTCATCATCCAGGCGTTCGACACGGAGCATCCAGTGCTCCATCAGGCGGCATCGCAGGACTACGCCAGCTTCGCTACTGAGGAAATGCTGCTGCGACGCCTGCTGCACTACCCGCCGTTCTGTCGGCTGATCCGTCTGCTGTTTGAGGCACCGCAGGCGAAAATGGCGCTGGACGTAGCTGCCGATGCAGTCAGAAAGCTGACCGCACTGGCGGGAAACCGTCTGGAGGCCGAGGGACCGGACCGGCTGGTCCTTCTCGGCCCCGCCCCGGCACCGCTGGAGCGTCTGCGGAATCAGCATCGTGTCCATGTGCTGCTGAAGGTCCCGCAGGTAGGGCAGGGGATTGCCCTCATCCGGGCCTGGGAGAGCGAGCGACGCAAGTGGTGGCCCCGGGAGGTCCGTGTGACGGTGGATGTGGATCCGGTGGATTTGCTGTAG
- the rssB gene encoding Regulator of RpoS yields MMDGAAHLHLNALEALERVLELLTEKDRELQELYVQYNELIQNRDHLPGQPNAAADAALGESLIVEAEAVNRIAIAHHLMRSGLKVRTAADGIEAVEAIARSRYNVIVFDYMTPRVQPLDFLTVLTKRRPDVALIVTTAGQAAPLLRDELLQAGAKLVLAKPFDYGRLTTIVKQFMPSQAA; encoded by the coding sequence ATGATGGATGGCGCGGCTCATCTCCACCTTAACGCCCTGGAAGCCCTGGAACGGGTCCTGGAACTTCTCACGGAGAAGGACCGGGAGCTGCAGGAGTTGTATGTCCAGTACAACGAGCTGATCCAGAATCGCGACCACCTCCCCGGACAGCCCAACGCCGCCGCCGATGCTGCGCTGGGGGAATCCCTCATCGTGGAAGCGGAAGCGGTGAACCGGATCGCCATCGCGCATCACCTGATGCGCAGCGGCCTGAAGGTCCGGACTGCCGCAGACGGCATCGAGGCGGTGGAGGCCATCGCCCGCTCCCGCTACAACGTCATTGTGTTCGACTACATGACCCCCCGGGTGCAGCCCCTCGATTTCCTGACGGTCCTCACGAAGCGACGCCCGGATGTCGCACTGATTGTCACCACTGCCGGCCAGGCGGCCCCCCTGCTGCGCGATGAGCTGTTGCAGGCAGGGGCAAAACTTGTCCTGGCGAAACCCTTTGACTATGGACGGCTGACGACCATCGTGAAGCAGTTCATGCCGAGCCAGGCAGCCTGA
- the cutA gene encoding Divalent-cation tolerance protein CutA, which translates to MSPHDFDPDQIPQDADFDEEEGPEEGGPCLVTLSFATMDEATRISRLLVTEELAACIQLIPGATSIYRWEGAVTESSEVLAAVKTTQELLPELLARIDEEHSYDTPEFLIYEIVGGSPSYMDWFFSSVRSPIDPDD; encoded by the coding sequence ATGTCCCCGCATGACTTCGACCCCGATCAGATTCCCCAGGATGCCGATTTCGATGAGGAGGAAGGCCCTGAAGAGGGCGGCCCCTGTCTGGTCACGTTGTCCTTCGCCACGATGGACGAGGCGACACGCATCAGTCGGCTCCTGGTGACCGAGGAACTCGCCGCCTGCATCCAGCTCATTCCGGGCGCGACCAGCATCTATCGCTGGGAGGGGGCCGTGACCGAATCATCCGAGGTCCTCGCCGCAGTGAAAACCACGCAGGAGCTGTTGCCGGAGCTCCTGGCACGCATCGATGAAGAGCACTCCTATGACACGCCCGAGTTCCTGATCTACGAGATTGTCGGCGGATCGCCGAGCTACATGGACTGGTTCTTCAGCAGCGTGCGGAGTCCCATCGACCCGGACGACTGA
- the def gene encoding Peptide deformylase — translation MALLPILDIEDPDLRVNCSTVKFLPDDFEETLADMFETMITHRGVGLSAPQVGIEKRFFIYTLDLESTEFRVVINPVITNRRGNSVAEEGCLSYEGYTAEVARAFEITVKYLDEQMKKVERTIQGWEARIFQHEMDHLDGILFVDRMESGTLKQCNRFEDVEAAPAVAEPALETSQG, via the coding sequence GTGGCGCTGCTGCCCATTCTCGACATCGAAGATCCGGATCTGCGGGTGAACTGCTCCACCGTGAAGTTCCTCCCCGATGATTTCGAGGAGACGCTCGCGGATATGTTCGAGACCATGATCACCCATCGGGGGGTCGGGCTCTCCGCGCCGCAGGTCGGCATCGAGAAGCGCTTCTTCATCTACACCCTGGACCTGGAGTCCACCGAGTTTCGGGTGGTGATCAATCCGGTCATCACGAATCGCCGCGGGAACTCTGTCGCCGAAGAGGGCTGCCTCTCCTATGAGGGCTATACCGCCGAAGTCGCCCGGGCGTTTGAGATCACCGTCAAGTATCTCGACGAGCAGATGAAGAAGGTCGAACGGACCATCCAGGGATGGGAAGCCCGGATCTTCCAGCACGAGATGGATCATCTCGATGGCATTCTCTTTGTCGACCGGATGGAATCCGGGACGCTGAAGCAGTGCAATCGGTTCGAGGATGTGGAAGCCGCTCCCGCCGTCGCTGAGCCCGCGCTGGAGACGTCGCAGGGGTAA